The Stegostoma tigrinum isolate sSteTig4 chromosome 22, sSteTig4.hap1, whole genome shotgun sequence DNA segment AAATTAGTCCCAGCCTCCCACTTTTTGACTGTAACCTTGTAAGTTGCTCATCCTCAAAATCTTGCCCTATCTTCCTTTAAAATTATTTATGGAATCAGATTCCACTATGTTTTCATGAAGAGCATCCCAGATATCAATGTTtgtgagttaaaaaaaaattgttgtcacCTGTTAGATCTCTTTCTGATTATTGAAATCAACAGCAGTAGTTATCAGTCGATTCACTAGAAGAAACACTTCATCATTCTGAAAATTTCTATCAAGTAACCTTGTGTTGACATCTTGGGAACCCCAAAACAAACCAACTTTCAGTCTAAAAATCCTCTAACCATCATCATCCTCTGATTCCACCACTTAGCAAATTCTTTAtcgtttttattcattaatgggatgaaggcatatctgaccaggcagcatttattgcccatccctaattgcccaaagagcagttcagtgtcaatcacattgctgcaggtctggatctcatgtaggccagagcagttaaggatggcagtttccttccctcaaggacatgagtaaaccagatgggttttcctacAATTGagtcatgatcatcattagattcttaattccagttattttattgaattcaaattccaccatctgccatagtgggattcgaaACCAAGTCCCCAGGTTATCTGgggcaacaaggtgtagatgtgatgaacacagcaggccaagcagcaggaaggctgacgtttcgggcctagaactttcttcagaaatgggaggagggtgaagggggttctgaaacaaataaggagagagggggaggcggatacaagatggatacagaagataggcggagaggagacagagaggtcaaagagacggggacgGAGCCCaggttatctgggtctctggacgaacagtccagcaataagatcactaggccattgccttcgcCTTTCTACCCATGGCCCCCGCCTACATTGAtactttatgtttttttttaaaaacacaagcctTCTCTATAAATGCCTTTAGAAAGTCTTTATAGGGAGGGACTGCAAAATCTTGATCACCCTGTGCTACCTTTATGAAGATAAAGGTTCATGCAATATTTATTGTTAACATGTAATATATGACTAGCAAAGGCCTATGTTTGTGTGCGTTAACTGAAAAGCTGCTTGACCTGCAACACATGGGCAGTGCAAAATGGAAGGTTTCAGATGAAATTGTAGCGCTGTTTTGCTAAAGCGTGTACTACGTCAAAAACCGAAGAGACTTGAACCACTATCAGATTTTGTGACCGCAGTGGGAATCTTCAATTATTGCTGTGGAAATTTACTGttaaattatttgaatttaatttttcaaCAACACTCTATTGCTCTGCCACTTCAGCTTGTTTATTAAAGTGGAGAAATCCATTGCAACATTTAGCTGGAAAATACATAGCATCATGTGATTAAGGTCTGTATGTCTCAAGATTATAACACAGGTTCATTCACTTATGATTCTCAAAGTGTAGAACTCTCTGAGGAATCCTGCCCCTTCCCTTTAAGATCATTCTGTCTTCGTACACGTGAATGGTACCAAATGCATGGCTTTCCGGTGGTGTTTCAATCACTCCTTCCAAGGTAAGATGGTGAATTCCGTGATCATCCAAGTAGTAACCACCATCGTGATCATGGCCTGCGATAAAACACACTACGCTAGTGTGTGCGTGCAACACTGAAAGGATTTCATCATAGTTCCAGGCAATGCACATTGGACTTGTTGAGGCTGGGTGGACAGGAAGATGACCTGCATAAAGAAAACAGCTTACAATTGCATTAAGCTTTACTCCACTTCCTTTTAGATACATGTTTTCATGCTTTTCAACAGAGTTGCTCAATCCTGGTCAAAAATATACACTTCATCCAGTACTTTCGTCAGTCAGTCAAAAataactggttaaaaaaaaaaccaatgcagctgtacaagacattgagaCCAATAAAACAATAGAGAGTTTGCAGCACATTTATGCAGGACAATGCATTACTGTCCAAACAAGAGTAACTTAAAAACTCTATGTCTCTGCTTCTCAGGTATGTCATGCAAATCCTAGTTTAATTTTGATACTCATAGAAAATTAGTAGAAGCTCTCCGAAGGTAGAAAATCTTAAAATGAAGCTAAAGTCATTCAATACAGATCCTAACATATTGACTGCTAAAACTAAAAAGCACCTTAATATGTGCAATTTCATGCCTGAACATTATAGGTCTTTTTTAAGTCAGTCACGGGATGATGTCGTCACTGGccaggtcagaatttattgcccatctctaattacccagagggcagtaatgagtcaaccacattgctgtgggtctggagtcacatgtagaataGACCAGGTAACACTGGCAGTTTTCcgatcattagactcttacttccacatttttattaaattcaaattctaccatctaccatggcaggatttgaacccgagtccccagaatattaacaggatctctggattaactgccTAGCGGTAATACCAGGACATCACCCATCAATGTGAAGCTGTAGTTTCTTTGCATTGATGCCAAGACATTTTGTGCAACTGGTCTACAGGATGAATGGCAGGTAACATGAACAAGAGAGGAAAAAATAATGAATGGCAAATTTGCTGAAAATCCAGAACAGGAAATTTCACAATACATTTACAATGTTATTTATGTAAGGGTGACCAAAGAAGTTCAGTTGCCTTTGCTAGCAGCAGTGAACTTGATTTGGTTCAGATTTTACCAGTTAATCTGCTCTATTGCAGTGCCAATTGAGAAAGGAATGTTGGCCTGGAAGTTGCAAACTGTTGTTCTTTTATTCAACTTGCTGCTGAAACGAGCAGCTAACGACCTCTTTACCCATCTGAGTTGCCAACCAGAACACATAACCTTTAGATGATATTACACTGAAGATGGTAATTACAATGGTACAGCACTTCCACAAAAAGTCAGTGTCAATTTAGATTATATGCTGAAATAAAGCACTGATTGGGTAAGGAATTATTGTTTTCATTCAAGGTTTGACTCTAAACATAGCTACATATCCTGGTTAGAGGACCTGTAATTTGTCTTGTACAGTCCTTTCATTTGACATCTTTACATACATATTTTGTGCCAGCTCGCTCTGTTGCTAGCATGCTTGCTCAAGTCAGAGCATCACGGATAGCCCTGACATCTAAAACTATAAAGTCTTATGTTTACCAATGGACATAATTACTTAATCTTAgagtttttttagaaaaaaattggTCATGGCTACAGGTTTCGCAGGCTAAGTCaaattcattgcccatccctaattatccttgatAAGGGAACCACACAGCAGGACTAAAGTTGCAATTAGCAACACCACAGCAGATCATctaatcacttgctgcttgtgcaAACTTGtactattaaaaaaaatcctttggttGTCAAGTCCTTTAGGAGTATCCTGAGGATGTGAACAGGTATCAATATACGTATCAATACAAGTCAAGGCTCAGTGCACATGATTGTACATTTCTGTGATAAGAAATACTTCAACGTCTTCTCAGATAATTTTTGTTTCACTTGTGgggacatgggtgtcgctggcagaccagcattcattgcctgtacctggttgcccttgagaaggtgatggtgagctgtaaGATGTACAAGAATGGAACAGAAGAAAGTATTATAAAttcattgaatccttacagtgtggaagcaggccattcagcccattggttccacaccaatcctctgaagagcatccacccagaacTACcctccctaccctattcctgtgactctgcatttaccatggccaatccttctagcctgcacatccctgggcaggaTGGCCAATCCGCCTCACCTGCAGATCCTTGGCCTGTGGGGAGAAacgagagcacccagaggaaacccaggcagacacaggaggaatgtgtaaactccacacagacaatcgcttgagggtggaatcgaacatggcttcctggtgctgtgaggcagcaatggtaaccactgagccaccgtgctgcctctaTGTATTTCCTACTGTGCTTacaaatattcagaaaatatACGAGATAAAGTATTTGTCTCAAAACAGAAAAACAGTGCACACTACCTACAAGTTTATATCCTCACGGTCAAGGCCTGCTGCGCTTGAACCACATATACATTGCCAGTATCTACAGTTTTCAAGTAAACCCAAGTAGAAATCTCAGTGAGCGTTACGCATAACCCGTGAGACAGACACAGGTTATACAAGTGGTTGACACAATTTACGTTGTACTTACAAATCAGTGGTCACATGGTTTCAACAATAATCAGagtattaaaataaaattcaagaGCATGGCTTTTTATTTTACAAGATTACAGAAACGTCAGAGGAATAAAACTGAAGTACCAGAACAAAATTCACATAAAACTTCAAAGTTTGTGTTGGAAGGACATTTCTAGCATGCTGTTATATCGATGCTGTCCAAGTGGAAATGTTTCCAAAAATCGTCAAAGTGGCAATATGATAGAAATAAAGTAGATGATCTGACTTCTGAACACAGAAAACAAGGATTGCAAAACAAGGCAGGAAACTTGCACCTATCACCTGCTCATGACACCACCAAAGATCGTATCTGCCATACAATAACATCCTAAGACAagtttggtttttaaaaactACCTTTCAGATTCATTAATTCTCTTTTTTTCGGTATTCACACACCATTTCTATTCCAAGAGGACAGATGTGATTTATTTAAACCAAGATTACGATCAGAACAAATGCATGATAAATCTAGTCACTTCAAAcatacaataaaataaacaactgccgatgctagagaatctgagataacaaggtgtagagctggatgaacacagtaggccaagcagcatcttaggagcataaaagctgacgtttcgggcctagacccttggtcagaaatgggggagtggaagggggttctgaataaatgggggtggggggggggaaagaggtggatcgaagatggatagaggagaagatagatggagaggaggcagacaagtcaaagaggtggggatagagccagtaaaggcaagtgtcggtggggaggtagggaggagataggtcagtccagggaggacggacaggttcgGGGGCAGGATGAatttagtagataggaaatgggggtgcggcttgaggtgggaggaggggataggggagaggatgaacaggttagggaggcggggacgagctgggcggGTTTAGGGATCCGATTGGGgcaagaggagattttgaagcttgagatatccacattgataccattgggttgcagggttcccaagcaaagtatgagttgctgttcctgcaatctttgggttgCATGgtggtggcactgcagaaggcccaggatgggcatgttatctgaggaatgggggtgtggggggacgAGTTGAAATCGTTTGTGACAGAGAGGTGCAGCTGTTTGCtgtgaacagagcgtaggtgttctgcaaagcggtccccaagcctctggttggtttccccaacgtacaggaggccacaacaggtacagcggatgcagtataccacattagcagatgtgcaaatgAACATCTACCTGATgtgtaaagtcttcttggggcctgggatgggggtgagggaggtggtgtgggggcaggtgtagcacttcttgcagttgcagggcaaagtgctgggtgtgttggagtgggaggggagtgtggagaggacaagggagtcacggagagagtggtccctccagaaagcagacaagggtggggagggaaaaatgtctttgctggtggggttggattgcagatggcagaactgtcggaggatgatgcattggatccggagattggtggggtggtacgtgaggaccagccaccagacttgaaatgttaactctgtcttctacccacagatggtgccagacctagtgagtttcaccagcattttgtCACTGAAACTATACCTAATTCGTCAAGGATGACATTACTTACCAATGACTGCAACCTTTTCCTGGTTATTATCAGAGAAAGTGAGTATCTTGTTTAGCCATTCCAGCTGTTCTTGACTGAAACCTCCATTGAATGCCAGAAAGCGTgaattcagtccatcgagtcctaTCAAATAGATGGAACGAATACATTTTCAACTTGCATTCATTGTTTATCGTTCAACTTTGAGCAATTTTTATGTCTTTTGCTATTTTTGAGGCTTGCAATCTCACAAAAACAAAACTAATAACTGAACTCTGAAAAAAAGGTACTCACCACCGATTAGCACAGCAAATGCAACATACAAGTATTTTCCAAAAACAAACTGATGCCGAATACAAGTTAGAGTGCTGGGGAGGGCGCAGTGTCAATGAATATGTGCAGCATATTCAAAAATGAGAGTTTTGAGGCCAGTAAAAATGGGGTTGGCATCATTACTGCATTACttacatttaattttaaattatccATTGTAAAGCCCTCCGTCCAAATTAGAATGGGAACTTGCTAGTGACAGCCTAATTACGTTCTCCATCTGATACTGTCATGCAGCACCTTCAAGAGGGTAAGTTTATAATTACAACTACAACAGCTTTTTCACAGGCATTTTATACACTGTTCTGTTTTACACAATTCATTCTATTTTACACAGATCGTTCCATTTTAAAGCTGGCCATGGGCCTTTATCAAAATGGAAACACCAACAGGAAGTGCACATGAAGCAAAACCAAAATTGCACGACAAGCATGCAGAAAAATTACTGTTTACCAATGGGGCTATTAAgattttcatttttgttgtttgatttcagtttctGCAGTGAATAGTGATGTTTCTTGCTATCCTTTTTCCTTCCCAGAACACTGAGATCATACGTGTCAGTTAATATGAAACGGAATTTCGGAAATGGACTAAAATGGTAGCCGTAAAATGACTCAGGATCATCAGAGTCCAAGTCAGATTTAATGCCGTTGTCTTCGTTGTCACAGAGTTTACCAATTCTCAAGTGTTTGCTATTGAGAGCTGAGTTAAGTAGTTGCTCCCTGCTAAAATTATAAAATTCATGGTTTCCCCAGATATGGTGAACAGGAGACAGAGACTTTGCAAATTCATTTACAACCACTTGAAGTGCATGATCTGAGGACTTTAGCTGTGAATTGCATCCATCAATGATGTCGCCAAGCTGCAGAATAAACCTGGGAGTGATCACTTCTCCATTCCATTCTTTAATAGCACTGCGCAGCAAGCGGAGGCTGTTCCTATAATAACGTTCTCTCGTCCTTGAATAGTTAAAGCCATTCTCTGCGTCAGCATACTGAATGTCTGCTATGACTCCAAAAGTAAAGCATAGGTTGAGTCCTGCTGTTTCAGTCTgcatccttttaaatatttcacttccacatgcccaccatcttaaaaacaaaagaaaggaagTAAAAACAGTCACCTAATAAGATGATTAATGACTGAGGCAAATATGGAGTACACAGATTATAGAACACAGCTTTGTGTTGATTTGATGATCTTGAGGCAGCCAATCAGACAACATTAATCTAATgtaaaaagaactgtggatgccagaaataagaaacagaagcagaaatttcctgcaagctggtctggcagtatctatgaagagaaatcagaataagGTTTCAGATCTGAagacgggtcactggacccaaaaccttaactcagATTTCTGTCTATGgatgctgatagacctgctgagcttttccagcaatttctgctaaTGATTGATTCAAATCTGACGTGAATGCTGCCCACAAGACAGTAATGCTGACAACTGGACAAAAACAGGACGTTTGACATATGTCTAAAAAGCACAGTTTGTAAAATAGAAACCCACTATCTCCCCGGGTCTATCCGTTTTGATCTATAAAAGCATTTGTCATTATCAGCCTCACCCCATTCTATGGCATTGAGTTTCTCTGGTGTCCTGGAGCCGAACAGGAATGCAGTGAGGAGGCTGTAAAACAGCTTCAGCAGATTTGGACAGACTTTAAGTGGGGAGGaacaaggcaaatggaatataatctggaaaaatgtgagtgtgtccactttggtaggaggaatagatatgcagagtatttcttaaataatgagaAGTGTATATACGCAAAGGACTTGGATTTCCTTGTTGACGTGTCACTGATGACTAACATACAGGTGCAGCATGtcatcaggaaggctaatggaatgttaccCTTTTTCACAAGAGGATTGAAGTCCAGGTTAATGAAGGCTTGTTTCAATTGTGTAGGAGTGCGCAACAAAGGTTCTTCAGACTTGTTCCCTCGATGGTGGGACTGtcttatggagagagattggaaaaTCTGGACCTGTATTCTCTGAAAGTTTGAAGAGTAAGAGGTCAACTCATTGAAAATTTACAGAATACGCACAGGGATAGAAGGGTAGATACAAGAAAGAGGTTTCTCCTGGTTGCAAAGTGTATAATCAGGGTGTACAATTTAAAATTAAGTTGGACACAATTCAGGACTGCAAAGAtatgattattttttaaattcacaaagTTGTGAATCTTTTGAAATGCTCCACACAGAGTACTGCAGTAGTTCAGTCTTTGAGTACACTGAAAGGAGCTTTTGGTAGCTTTCTGGATTACCATTGGCACAAGTATGGGGATAATGTGGGTAACTGGCACTGAAGTGTTCAATTGGCCATGATTGTTTTGGATTGTGGACCAGGTTTAATAAACTGAAtgggcctattcctgctcctgtgttcaGGGACAGTTAACCCCACACGGTCAAAACTAGAGTTACCAGAGGTTGATTAACTATTCAATAATTTCACTTGTACTATCTTTGCTTCTAAATTGAATTATTGCAGTTTCTCCTTCTGTCCTTCATCCTCTCTAAATTTCAGCTCATGTAAAAAAATACCAAAGCTCAATACTCCTATCCTAAACCAAGTTTCAAGAACACAAAAAAAAGGAGCTCAAACAGGTCAGTCAGATGACCAACTCTGCTCCACAACACTGTTAATGATTCAGCATACACCCAAATAAGAGAGTTAGGACTCAATATCCGCTATCTAATCGTTAAATCTTTCACACAGCAGTGATAACTGAGAGATTTGACAGAAGGGAGCAGATACAGTAAACAGGGAGAAACACACTTTCTCTGGTAGAAGGTTTGAGAATTCAAAGGTACAGATTTTAAAGCAACTAGTAAAAGCAGCAattaaggagaaacattttcactcatGAATTGGCTAGGATCTGAAATAGCCCGAGAGCGTCGTGAAGGCGGGAACAGGACATTGGACTACAACAAAAAATAGAATACGCACAGCTACTGGAAAAAGTGGGATATGGCATTTACTATCTCAGAGGGCAAGCCCAGAGACAATGGGGCGGATAGCCTCCATGTATACTGTAACCATGCTGAGTCCCCATTAGGAAAACAAGCTGATATCATTAATCCAGTCTGAGCTCCTTACCCCAGAAGGATGAATGGATGGACGCCCAGGAGCCTATATCCCAAAATAGGCCTCAGGCTGCATCTGCCGCGGCCTCACTATCGGAGAAGACCGGTAACCGCTAGGCCCACCCCCAGGCCGTACACCCCACGCCCCGCCCCCCAACGTCACGTCACCTCCCATTATCCCTCCCCACCAACACACGGCGCATCACCTTCGACCCGCCCCTCCGAGCCCCGCCccgtccacctccccgtctcgcTCCGCCCCCTCATGTtccggcagatgctggaatccaaggtaggcaAATAGGAGGCTGGGACAACAGCAGAAGCCaggcagcacccggaggaaaggaGCCATCAACGTATCCGGTATTAGccttcttccagcctcctgcctGTCGTCTTTGGATCCTCCCCCTGTTGACACCCGGAAGTTTTGTGTCCGCCGTGACGTCGACATTTCTGAGACTGTGATACTTTCGCCCGGAAATGACCAGCAGCTGGATTTGTGCAGGGTCTTTCAGGCTGTCCTGGGCTTGactgtctccctgtgtctgcacatcATTCCTAAAaggcagggatagtaggaactgcagattatctgagataacaaggtgtacagctggatgaacacagtaggccaagcagtatcagagcagcaggaaagctgatgtttcgggtctagactcttagGCCcggaaacgtcagcgttcctgctcctctgatgttgcttggcctgctgtgttcatccagctccacaccttattattcCTAAAAGGCAGCCTGGATTAGGGCCAAGTACCGGAGCATTTCTCACAAAACCTCAACGTTCAGTAGTCTTCCTTGTATTTAACCAGGTGTTTTGTCCATTTTAACTGTAGTCCTCCAGGTTTCACTTTACAatcttctggacttaatattgagttcaacattttca contains these protein-coding regions:
- the LOC125463461 gene encoding manganese-dependent ADP-ribose/CDP-alcohol diphosphatase isoform X1, with translation MKTSCKVLMLERWWACGSEIFKRMQTETAGLNLCFTFGVIADIQYADAENGFNYSRTRERYYRNSLRLLRSAIKEWNGEVITPRFILQLGDIIDGCNSQLKSSDHALQVVVNEFAKSLSPVHHIWGNHEFYNFSREQLLNSALNSKHLRIGKLCDNEDNGIKSDLDSDDPESFYGYHFSPFPKFRFILTDTYDLSVLGRKKDSKKHHYSLQKLKSNNKNENLNSPIGLDGLNSRFLAFNGGFSQEQLEWLNKILTFSDNNQEKVAVIGHLPVHPASTSPMCIAWNYDEILSVLHAHTSVVCFIAGHDHDGGYYLDDHGIHHLTLEGVIETPPESHAFGTIHVYEDRMILKGRGRIPQRVLHFENHK
- the LOC125463461 gene encoding manganese-dependent ADP-ribose/CDP-alcohol diphosphatase isoform X2 translates to MQTETAGLNLCFTFGVIADIQYADAENGFNYSRTRERYYRNSLRLLRSAIKEWNGEVITPRFILQLGDIIDGCNSQLKSSDHALQVVVNEFAKSLSPVHHIWGNHEFYNFSREQLLNSALNSKHLRIGKLCDNEDNGIKSDLDSDDPESFYGYHFSPFPKFRFILTDTYDLSVLGRKKDSKKHHYSLQKLKSNNKNENLNSPIGLDGLNSRFLAFNGGFSQEQLEWLNKILTFSDNNQEKVAVIGHLPVHPASTSPMCIAWNYDEILSVLHAHTSVVCFIAGHDHDGGYYLDDHGIHHLTLEGVIETPPESHAFGTIHVYEDRMILKGRGRIPQRVLHFENHK